DNA sequence from the Phragmitibacter flavus genome:
AGCCTCCAGCCGAGCGTGGATGCAGGGCAAAATCTTGGTGGCATTACTCATTGAGCGAATGATGTGCGAAGCACGATATTTTTCCCCTTGGGGCTACCCCTTGCGAAGAACTCCGGCAGTGGAATCTCTTCAAGGAGATGCGTGACTCGGTGCTGGTGCAATTGGCTCAACCGATGGGGTTGGTTCATATGATGAACGCCCCACACCTGTGGTTGGAAGAACTAAGCGAGCGCAGACCCCGCCGACCGCGCCAGTTGGCAAGAGTCAAGCGATGCATGGCGCGTTAGGTATATGCTTATGGGCTTGCAGCCTGTGGGTGGGACAGGCATTTTGCCTGTCTTTAACGTCTCCGCGCCCAAATCCCGTCAATCAAAAAGCAGAATCCATCATTCCAAAAACGTATTTGGGAATAAGCCCAACATCAAACCCTCTCATTTCACAAAGGTTGTCCCATTTCCCCTAACCCGACGGTTTGTCTACCCAAGCCCACGCTCACGCCAAACTCCTTCTCCATCCCATGCCCCTTCCCCGCCTGTCCCTGACTCTCCTCCTCGCCCTGCTGCCGCTGACGACGCCCGTTTTCGCCCAGCCCGCCAAACCCGTCACCGGCACCCTCATCTCCGAAAAAAGCACCATCGCCCCCGGTGAACCCTTCCGCGTCGCTGTCCGACTCGATCACCAACCCGGCTGGCACGTCTACGGCAAAACCATCGAACCCGGTGCCGCCGCCAAACCCACCCGCCTCCTCTGGAAACTCCCCGAAGGCTGGACCACCGAAGACCTCCCCTGGCCCGCCACCCATGAATTGATCACCACCGGCGGCGGCAAATCCGCCGGTTATGAAGGCGTCGTCCATCTTCCCACCAAAATCATCCCCCCCGCCAGCCTCAACCCTGGCGAAAAAGTTACCCTTGAAATGACCGTCGACGCCCTTGTCTGCGACCCCAAAAGTTGCATGCCGGTGAAAATCCCCCTCACCCTCGAACTCTCCGTCGACACCACATCCCTCCTCAACGCTGACGCCAGCCAGGCTTTTGCCGACCTGCCTTCTGCAGAATACCCTCCACCTTCAGCCGCCGACGCAAACGCCGCCACACCACAAAAAAGCCTCGGCGTGATGCTTCTCTTCGGCTTCCTCGGCGGACTCATCCTCAACATCATGCCCTGCGTTTTCCCCGTGCTCGGCATCAAAATCACCAGCATCGTCAACCAGTCCGGCGACGACAAACGCCGCGTTCTTCTGCACGGCCTCACCTATACCTTCGGCGTGCTGTTTTCTTTCTGGGTGCTCGTCGCCCTCCTGCAAACGTTCGAGGTCTCCTGGGGCGGCCAGTTCCAGTCGCCGATGTTCACCTTCGCCATCGTCCTGCTCTTTACCGTTTTCGGACTCAACATGGCCGGACTGTTTGAAGTCGGCTCCTCCGCTGTCGGTGTAGGCAGCGACCTCACCCGCCAGTCTGGACTGCGCGGCTCCTTCTTTTCCGGTCTGCTCGCCACCCTCGTCTCCACCCCGTGCTCCGCCCCCTTCCTCGCCCCTGCCCTCGTCTACGGCCTCGCCCTCGACGTGTTGCCTTCGATGCTCTTCTTCACCGTCATCGGACTCGGCCTCGCCGCCCCTTTCCTGATCCTCTCCATGTCCCCTGGTCTCATGAAACTCCTCCCTCGCCCTGGTGCATGGATGGAAAGCTTCAAACAAGCCATGGCCTTCCTCATGCTCGGAGCCGCCGCCTACTTCGCCTGGAGCTTGCAAGGTCTCATCAGCGACACGGCCCAGCGCGACCTGCTCATCGGCCTCGTCGTGATCGCCTTCGCCCTGTGGATCTACGGGCGCTGGTGCGTCATCTCCAAGCCCACCAAAACCCGCCTAAGAGGGGCCTTCGCCGCCGTTTTTTTCCTCGCCCTCGGACTCTGGTGGGGCTGGCCGCATCCCAAAGACACTTTCTGGAAAGAATGGAGCCCTGAAATCGCCCAATCCTATCTCGATGAAGGCAAAACCGTCTACATCGACTACACCGCCCGCTGGTGCACCACCTGCCAGTTCAACAAACGTGTCTACAACGACGACATCAAAAAACAATTCGAAGCCCAGGGCATCGTCGCCCTCAAGGCCGACTGGACCGACTACGACGAGCGCATCACCGCCGCCCTTGCCAAGCTCGATCGCGCCGCCGTCCCGGTCAATGTGCTGGTCATCCCCGGCAAAGACGATCCCATCATTCTCCCCGAAATCCTCACCGAGGACATCGTTAAAAACGCCATCCAGCAAGTCCCGTCGCCCGCGTCATAACCGATTTCTTTTTCAACGCCCCCCTCCAGGGGTTGTCTAAACCTTCGAATACCAACCGTTTTCGAAAGGAGACCTATTATGCCAAATCCAAGTTTAGAACAAATGGAACGCGAAGTCGCCAAACGTCCGCCAACCGACCAACTGCATCAGCCCGACCAAAGTCTGCACCAGTTGGAAATTGAGCGCCTTCGCCATCAACAAGATCAATCCCAAGACAATGACCGGGACGAGAATTCCCAATCGCAATCTCAGTCATAGTCCTAACACCGATTTCGACAAATTCGCTTGAGCCCAACTCAGGCACACAACACGAAACTAACCTAACCAAAAAAAACGGCAGCCTCCATCGGAGTTTGCCGTTTTTTGCGCCTTGTGGCGGTTAAGTCATGAAAATCAATCCCGACGCTCTCGCTGCGCTCCGCCAGTCGTCGGCCCTTTCGGACCCGACCCACGCTTGCGACTAAATCCCGGCTTTTTATCTCCCGATTTGCCCTCCGCCGGCTTCCCTCCAGAACCACCCCCCGACTTCGTCGTGGCCGATGCACCACCTCCTGACGAAGATGACGACGACTTCCCGCGGCCACGCCCTTTGAGCTTCTCAAATTTTTTCTCGCCGCCGCCACCACCCCGGGCTTCCGGCTTCCTGCCGTTGCGCCCGCCTTGCGACTCCCGGCCGCGCCCGCCGCCACCACCCGGTTCATCGCGATCCCGATCCCGATCATCGCCGCGTCGACCCCGCTTCTTCGCTGGGCCGCTTCCACCATCAGTTCCTGCCAGTTGGAAATCGACCATCTTCTTGAAATCATCCACCCGGCAAACCTGCACCTTGATGTCATCTCCGAGCTTGATCACCTTCCGTGTATGCCTGCCGGTCAAGTTCCCGCGCGTCGGATCAAACTCATAAAAATCATCCTGGATCGATGACAAATGCACCAATCCGCTCATTCCGAGCGCGGGCACATCCACAAAAAATCCAAAGTTCCGCACATCCGTCACCAACGCCTCATACACGTCGCGTTTCTCCGCTTTGATTTGCGCCTTCAAATACGCATACATCTTCACGTCCTTGCTGTCGCGCTCCGCATCCGCCGAGTTCCGCTCCGTCGCACTGATGTGATCCGAAATCTTCTTCAACGACGCCACCGTGCCCGGCTCCTTGTCAAACAACGCCCGGTGCACCACCAAGTCCGCGTAACGGCGGATCGGTGAAGTGAAATGCGCATACTTCGCCTTGTTCAATCCATAATGCCCCAACGGCTCCACCGCATAACGCGCCCGCATCAGCGACTTCAAAAATCCGATCTTCAGCGCCTGCCCGATGGCAAGCCCCTGCAAACGTTCAAACAACTTCTGGATCTCCGGCCGCAACGAAAGATCGCCACACGCCACCTTGTGACCCAGCACATCATCCCGGTAAGCCTGCAAGCGTTGGGGTTTCGGCGACTCATGCACCCGATACACCGCCGGCAGCCTCAGCTTCATCAAACGACCCGCCACCTCCTCATTCGCCAGCAGCATGAATTCCTCAATCAACTGGTGCGACACATCATTTTCCATCCGCTCAATGCGCAGCACCTTGCCCTGCTCATCCAGACGGATCTTGTTCTCCGGAAAATCCAGATCCAGTGATCCCGCCTTGAACCGCGCCTTGCGGATCATCTGCGCCAGATGGTTGGCATCATGCACCATCCTTTCCAAATCGTCCGTCGCCGGTTTCTCAATGATCGCCAGCGCCTCCTTGTATGTGTAACGACGCTTCGAATGAATCACCGCCGGATAAAAGCGCGTCTTCAGCACCTCCCCCTTGTTCGACAAATCAAACTCCACACACTTCGTCAAACGATCCAACCCCGGCTTCAACGAACACAACTCATTGCTCAACGCCTCCGGCAGCATCGGTATCACCCGGTCCACCAAATACGTCGAATTGCCGCGCTTGCTCGCCTCCACATCCAGCGCACTCCCCGGTTTCACATAATGCGAAACATCGGCGATGTGCACCCATAACTTCCACATGTCCCGCGACACCCGACGCACACAAATCGCATCATCAAAATCCTTCGCATCATCCGGATCGATCGTGATCACCTGATGCTTGCGGCAATCCACACGCCCATCGCGCTCATCTTCTGCTGGCTGATTGTCCGCGCGGCTCTTCGCAATCGTGTTTGCCTCATCCAACACCGGCTTCGGAAAATGCAGCGGCAGATTGTAATTGCGGATCACCCCCAGCATGTCGACCCCCTCCTCATCCGGAGCCCCCAACACCTCAATGATCTCCCCTTCAGGATTGGTATTGCGCGACTCCCAGGCCAGCAACTCCACCACCACCTTGTCGCCAATGTTCGCAGGTCGACCCACATCCTTCGGCGGCGGCACCATAATATTCTGCTGAATGCGCGGATCATCCGGAATCACAAAAAGGAACTGTTTGCTCTTCTGCAAGGTTCCCACCAATTGCGACCGGTTGCGCTCCAAAATTCGCACCACCGTGCCGCGCTCATCCTCCTCCGTCGTCTGCCGCAACCCCTTCAGCCGCACCTCTTTGCGCACCAGCACACGATCCCCATGCAACGCTGTTCCCGTCGCATTCTCCGGCACCACGATCTCCTTCATCCCCGCCTCATCCGGCTGGAGAAATCCCTTGCCTGCACGATTGATCTGCAGCACGCCGGAAATCAAATCCGCAGCGTCCGCCATGATATACCGATTCCCTTTGGTGCGGATGATCTTCCCCTCTCTCTCCATCTCCTTCAGCACTTCTTGTAAAGCCTGTTGCTGACCCGGCTTCAAGCCCACTTGGGCGAGTATTTCTGGCACATTCGACGGCGTATAATCCTTCCGTCCGAGTAAATTAATGATTTGTTTATGCATAACACCTTGGCAGGAAAATCCCGCAATGGCCTTGACCGTAACAGGTTCTGCGCACTGAGCACAGCCATTTCCGTTCCAGTCAGCAGCCCACCTCCAATAGATTGATTGATTGAATCATCGATCCTTTGATCCGGCAGCGCCGCCCAAGCCTCTTATTCTTGGTCTTGTCCTATTTAATTTGATTGATTTAGCTCAACATACGTCGCCGTTTTCTCTTTCGGCTGCAAATGATTTTTTCCAACGCTCCTTTCACGAGGCCACCATCGTCGATCCCTCCGCACGTGCCTGCATCCGCGCCCGCCACAGTTTTTGACCCCCATCAATCCTGCGCATAAACCTTTCCCCCGACTTCACCGCCATTCGAAAAACCTCTCCTTTCCCCACTCCCAACGCCTTGAAACAATCTCGATGCTCCCAAGCCAAAACCATCGCAATCGCCCTCAAACAAACTCCGAACTGCCATCCCCACCACGTCTTCTTTTCCTCCGACCAGTCCTCCGCCCTGCTGCGGAAAAACTCCGCATGGAACGCCAGATGCCGCATCTCGTCTGACAATATCTTGTGGCAATAAACCCTCACCACCTCGTCCCCCGACCTCCGATACAACAGCCCATAATAAACCTCCGCCATCAGCTCTGCCGTCAGCAGAATCTGCAGATTGAACTCCAGCCCCAGCCCATGGCGTATTTTCCGAAACACCGAATTGCTCCACTGTTTCTCGATTAAATCCCCTCCCAGATACTTCACCAAATTCACCAGCAATCGCGCGTGGTTCTGCTCTTCGGCGACAAAATACTGCACCGCCCTTTCATACCCTGTAAAGCCATCTTCCTCCGCCACCGTCTGCCGCACATACCGCATCAACCTCGTTCCGCCACCCGACTCCCCCAACTGAAAAACCGCCAGCGAACGCGCCAATGGCTTGCGCACCAACTCCGGCAATCTCGATCCCCCAGGCACCGTCACCGGCTCCACAAACCCAAACTGATTCCTCTCAAAATGTTCGATCCAGGACTTCGTGTTCATCATTCAAAAAGTAGAAGTTCCAAACTCAGTTAGCCGCTCCCGCCTCCGCCGCAAAGCGCTGCAACCGATCCATCACCGCCCGCACCGTCTCATCCAGCGTCGACGTCCCCGCCGTCACCCCCACCTCTCGCGATCGCACAAACCATTCCCCCTCCAGCTCCTCCGCCCTTTCCACCTGCCATACCTTCAACCCCCGCTCCCGCGCCGTCTCCGCCAATTGCTTCGTGTTGTTGCTGTTCCTCCCGCCGATCACCACCATCGTATCACACCGGCCACAGAGCTCCTCAAGAGCCGACTGCCGCTGCTTCGTCGGACGGCAAACCGTGTCCACGAACCTCACCTCCGACTCTGGATGCCTGCACTTCAGCACCTCCACCAACCTCAACACCTTCATCAAAGGCTGCGTCGTCTGCGCCACCACCCCGAAATGTTTCTGAAACGGCAACCCCTCCACATCCATCTCGTCCAACACCACCATCGCTCCCGGAAAATCACCGCGCAATCCTCTCACCTCCACATGCCCCGCCTGACCCACAATCACCGGAAAATACCCCTCCCGCACCAACCCCTCCAATGCCTGATGCGCCTTCCTCACCAATGGACACGTCGTATCCGTCACTTCAAAACCCGCCACCTTCCAAGCCTCACGCTGACGATCCGCCGCCCCATGCGCACTGATCACCACCCGCCTGCTCTCCGACTGACCTACCCGATCCAACTCACCCTGCCTCACGCCCAGTGATCGCATGTGTTCCTCCACCAGGGGATTATGCACCAGCTGCCCCAGCAAAGTCACCGGACCGGACTTCGCCACCTCATGAGTGCTGCGCAACGCCGCGCGAACGCCAAAACACATGCCGAAATGAGTCGCTAAATGGATTTTCATATTTGGTTCATTTTATTGTTTATCTTGATTTCACTTTGCATCACAAAGTTAAAGGTTAAAAAAACTCATCCCGGCTTCGACGCCTTAACGATTGCTTCAAGCACATTCAGATAAGCTTTGAACGCCCCCTTGCCCGCCCCCGTTACCTCATAAGTCGTCAACGATCTCCCGCTATCCACCGCCGTCGACTTCAACTCCCGAACATAACCTTCCTTGCTCAGCGTTCGTAAATGCGTCACCAAATTTCCGTCACTCATCCCCAGCTCCGCCTTCAAATCCTGGAACGCCCGCGGACTGCGCGCCGTCAAAAGCGTCATGATCGAAAGCCTTCCTTTCTCATGAATCACCTTATCAAGCTGGGAGAAATCAATCATCGCTTCAGACCTCTTTCACCTCACGATTCATGAACACCGCCACCGCATAAATCAGGTGAAACAACCCAAACGTCATCGCCATGAAAATCGACGCCGTCGCCACCGGTAGAAGCGGAAGCATTTCCCCCGTCGGAGAAAAACAAAGCACCGTCAGTCCAAGGCCGCTCCATAGGAAAAGATGTCCCAATCGCACAATGGACCTCGGCGCAAATCCTCCCGTTGCCAGCAAGGCAAGTCCATAACACAAGATCCACATCAACGCTGCCAGCAGCACACTCTGACGGAACACCAACAAACAACCTCCCATCACCCCTCCCACCAGCAACGGCGGCAACACCGCTCTTAATGCCGTCCTCAATTCATCCGTCACAAACGCCCTGCCGTGCATCCGCGCCTCCCGCATCAGCAACCACAAATTAAGGACCGTGCAAATTATTAAAAGCCCCAACCACATCACCAAAAAAACTCCCGTCGTAACCCCAGATCCAAGCACACCATAGATCCCCAAACCTACTGCCATCACCCCCCCAAACAACGCCGCTGGAGCCGACACTGCCCGATATACATGCGCTCGTTCCATCAAAGTGCGGATCACCCGCAAGTGCTCCAAAGCCACAGCCGGAGAAGCAGAAGACTCATTCATAAATTCACTTTTTATCACAAAGTTTAAATCGATCAACCATTTATTTCAAATGGGAGCACACGCGTCTCGCGTGTCGTTTTTGGCGTCCCGCCGAAAACACGAACGACTCCACGTTCTCCAACCTCACCTCACCTCACCTTCGACCATTCGCTCCACGAGCCAGACACGTCCACCACACCCAAACCATAAACACCAACTGAAACGGCAGCCTCGCCCACAATACCCAGTTCGGAATGTCATAACCCGGCCACCCAAACATCGCGATCTGCACATTTGCCGGAAACACTGCCACTAATATCGCCATCATTCCCCATCCCGCCAATCTTCTCAATCTTGGAATCAACACCGCGACCCCAGCCACCACTTCCACCACCCCGGCCATTAAATGCAAAAATTCCGGCCACGGCAAATATTTCGGCATCATC
Encoded proteins:
- a CDS encoding protein-disulfide reductase DsbD family protein; translated protein: MPLPRLSLTLLLALLPLTTPVFAQPAKPVTGTLISEKSTIAPGEPFRVAVRLDHQPGWHVYGKTIEPGAAAKPTRLLWKLPEGWTTEDLPWPATHELITTGGGKSAGYEGVVHLPTKIIPPASLNPGEKVTLEMTVDALVCDPKSCMPVKIPLTLELSVDTTSLLNADASQAFADLPSAEYPPPSAADANAATPQKSLGVMLLFGFLGGLILNIMPCVFPVLGIKITSIVNQSGDDKRRVLLHGLTYTFGVLFSFWVLVALLQTFEVSWGGQFQSPMFTFAIVLLFTVFGLNMAGLFEVGSSAVGVGSDLTRQSGLRGSFFSGLLATLVSTPCSAPFLAPALVYGLALDVLPSMLFFTVIGLGLAAPFLILSMSPGLMKLLPRPGAWMESFKQAMAFLMLGAAAYFAWSLQGLISDTAQRDLLIGLVVIAFALWIYGRWCVISKPTKTRLRGAFAAVFFLALGLWWGWPHPKDTFWKEWSPEIAQSYLDEGKTVYIDYTARWCTTCQFNKRVYNDDIKKQFEAQGIVALKADWTDYDERITAALAKLDRAAVPVNVLVIPGKDDPIILPEILTEDIVKNAIQQVPSPAS
- the rnr gene encoding ribonuclease R, which translates into the protein MHKQIINLLGRKDYTPSNVPEILAQVGLKPGQQQALQEVLKEMEREGKIIRTKGNRYIMADAADLISGVLQINRAGKGFLQPDEAGMKEIVVPENATGTALHGDRVLVRKEVRLKGLRQTTEEDERGTVVRILERNRSQLVGTLQKSKQFLFVIPDDPRIQQNIMVPPPKDVGRPANIGDKVVVELLAWESRNTNPEGEIIEVLGAPDEEGVDMLGVIRNYNLPLHFPKPVLDEANTIAKSRADNQPAEDERDGRVDCRKHQVITIDPDDAKDFDDAICVRRVSRDMWKLWVHIADVSHYVKPGSALDVEASKRGNSTYLVDRVIPMLPEALSNELCSLKPGLDRLTKCVEFDLSNKGEVLKTRFYPAVIHSKRRYTYKEALAIIEKPATDDLERMVHDANHLAQMIRKARFKAGSLDLDFPENKIRLDEQGKVLRIERMENDVSHQLIEEFMLLANEEVAGRLMKLRLPAVYRVHESPKPQRLQAYRDDVLGHKVACGDLSLRPEIQKLFERLQGLAIGQALKIGFLKSLMRARYAVEPLGHYGLNKAKYAHFTSPIRRYADLVVHRALFDKEPGTVASLKKISDHISATERNSADAERDSKDVKMYAYLKAQIKAEKRDVYEALVTDVRNFGFFVDVPALGMSGLVHLSSIQDDFYEFDPTRGNLTGRHTRKVIKLGDDIKVQVCRVDDFKKMVDFQLAGTDGGSGPAKKRGRRGDDRDRDRDEPGGGGGRGRESQGGRNGRKPEARGGGGGEKKFEKLKGRGRGKSSSSSSGGGASATTKSGGGSGGKPAEGKSGDKKPGFSRKRGSGPKGPTTGGAQRERRD
- a CDS encoding ferritin-like domain-containing protein — encoded protein: MNTKSWIEHFERNQFGFVEPVTVPGGSRLPELVRKPLARSLAVFQLGESGGGTRLMRYVRQTVAEEDGFTGYERAVQYFVAEEQNHARLLVNLVKYLGGDLIEKQWSNSVFRKIRHGLGLEFNLQILLTAELMAEVYYGLLYRRSGDEVVRVYCHKILSDEMRHLAFHAEFFRSRAEDWSEEKKTWWGWQFGVCLRAIAMVLAWEHRDCFKALGVGKGEVFRMAVKSGERFMRRIDGGQKLWRARMQARAEGSTMVAS
- the ispH gene encoding 4-hydroxy-3-methylbut-2-enyl diphosphate reductase; translated protein: MKIHLATHFGMCFGVRAALRSTHEVAKSGPVTLLGQLVHNPLVEEHMRSLGVRQGELDRVGQSESRRVVISAHGAADRQREAWKVAGFEVTDTTCPLVRKAHQALEGLVREGYFPVIVGQAGHVEVRGLRGDFPGAMVVLDEMDVEGLPFQKHFGVVAQTTQPLMKVLRLVEVLKCRHPESEVRFVDTVCRPTKQRQSALEELCGRCDTMVVIGGRNSNNTKQLAETARERGLKVWQVERAEELEGEWFVRSREVGVTAGTSTLDETVRAVMDRLQRFAAEAGAAN
- a CDS encoding transcriptional regulator, with product MIDFSQLDKVIHEKGRLSIMTLLTARSPRAFQDLKAELGMSDGNLVTHLRTLSKEGYVRELKSTAVDSGRSLTTYEVTGAGKGAFKAYLNVLEAIVKASKPG
- a CDS encoding DoxX family protein gives rise to the protein MWRRIFRWLLAVFFVVAGVNHFLNPAPYLAMMPKYLPWPEFLHLMAGVVEVVAGVAVLIPRLRRLAGWGMMAILVAVFPANVQIAMFGWPGYDIPNWVLWARLPFQLVFMVWVWWTCLARGANGRR